Proteins encoded by one window of Acidobacteriota bacterium:
- a CDS encoding TetR/AcrR family transcriptional regulator, giving the protein MPEKTTRSRILDAAELAFAEFGFDGASLREITQRAQANVAAVNYHFGSKVDLFRAVLARRLVPLAERRLTLLDGELARAREENRPPRLEALLTAFFAPALELLHGESHERRDPFLRLMGKVMADPAPRILDIFHDQIAETARRYRQALGQALPSLPPEEVAWCLNFAVGVMVHLMIGREQTRRLVGELVDVDDDRGALERMVAFSAAGFRDAVRRHDAGKGQR; this is encoded by the coding sequence GTGCCGGAAAAAACCACCAGAAGCCGCATTCTCGACGCTGCCGAACTGGCCTTTGCCGAATTCGGCTTCGATGGAGCCTCGCTGCGAGAGATCACCCAGCGGGCCCAGGCCAACGTGGCGGCGGTCAACTACCACTTCGGCTCCAAGGTCGATCTCTTCCGGGCGGTGCTCGCACGCCGCCTGGTGCCCCTGGCCGAGCGCCGCCTGACCCTCCTCGACGGGGAGCTGGCCCGCGCCCGTGAGGAGAATCGGCCTCCCCGACTCGAAGCCCTGCTGACGGCCTTCTTCGCCCCGGCCCTGGAGCTGCTCCACGGTGAGAGCCACGAACGCCGCGACCCTTTTCTGCGACTGATGGGCAAGGTGATGGCCGACCCGGCTCCCCGGATTCTCGACATCTTCCACGACCAGATCGCCGAAACCGCCCGACGCTACCGACAGGCCCTGGGCCAGGCCCTGCCGAGCCTCCCGCCGGAAGAGGTGGCCTGGTGCCTGAACTTCGCCGTCGGCGTGATGGTCCACCTGATGATCGGCCGGGAGCAGACCCGCCGCCTGGTGGGTGAGCTGGTCGACGTGGACGACGACCGGGGCGCCCTCGAACGCATGGTGGCCTTTTCCGCCGCAGGTTTTCGGGACGCCGTCCGGCGCCACGACGCCGGGAAAGGACAGAGATGA
- a CDS encoding efflux transporter outer membrane subunit — MILRPSILSAGGLALALAGACTAVRPPLPAPPEPPSTWTALTFETAPVPEDWIVSLGSAELARLVTEATDRNHDLGAAAARIEQAVALARIAGADRQPQISAGLNGRRQRSAFFGLPLPGSRQGVFAVHTTTWGASLDVSWEADLWGRLRAAHQATLADHQAARALFEGARLSLAAQTAKAWLAVVAGREQLDLARRIQRTHQQSLEAAERRYRAGRITISQVRVRRSALAAADATVAAAERQVDAARRQLEVLTGRYPAGSLAPTEALPEVPGPVPAGLPAEILSRRPDLRAAEWQLEAADARLRQAHRARYPRLNLTASGGSASPDLGHLLDSDFKVWSLATGVLAPLFQGGRLAAGEDLAFARAREAAEAFAQALLRAFAEVETLLAAEPRLRAEESQAEVILRQAQADARLAERRYREGLTALPDLLDARQQVFTARSRWIGARQARLTHRIDLHLALGGGFLRPATDDPTEVSSR; from the coding sequence ATGATCCTCCGCCCGAGCATCCTCTCCGCGGGCGGGCTGGCCCTGGCCCTGGCCGGGGCCTGTACGGCGGTCCGTCCTCCGCTTCCCGCCCCCCCCGAGCCTCCCTCCACCTGGACCGCGCTGACATTCGAGACCGCGCCCGTCCCCGAGGATTGGATCGTCTCCCTGGGCAGCGCGGAACTCGCCCGGCTGGTGACCGAAGCCACCGACCGCAACCACGATCTGGGAGCGGCGGCGGCCCGGATCGAACAGGCGGTGGCCCTGGCCCGGATCGCCGGTGCCGACCGCCAGCCCCAGATCTCCGCCGGACTCAACGGCCGGCGTCAGCGCAGCGCCTTTTTCGGACTGCCCCTTCCCGGCTCGCGCCAGGGCGTGTTCGCCGTGCACACCACCACCTGGGGAGCCTCTCTCGACGTCTCCTGGGAAGCCGACCTGTGGGGCCGGCTGCGTGCCGCGCACCAGGCGACCCTGGCCGACCACCAGGCGGCACGTGCCCTGTTCGAAGGCGCGAGACTTTCCCTGGCCGCGCAGACCGCCAAGGCCTGGCTGGCAGTGGTGGCGGGCCGGGAGCAACTCGACCTGGCCCGCCGCATCCAACGCACCCACCAGCAGTCCCTGGAGGCGGCCGAGCGTCGATATCGGGCGGGGCGGATCACGATCAGCCAGGTGCGGGTCCGGCGCTCGGCCCTCGCCGCCGCCGACGCCACCGTGGCCGCCGCCGAGCGCCAGGTGGACGCGGCGCGCCGGCAACTCGAAGTCCTCACCGGACGCTACCCCGCGGGAAGCCTCGCACCCACCGAAGCCCTGCCCGAGGTGCCCGGCCCGGTACCCGCAGGACTTCCCGCCGAAATCCTCTCCCGCCGGCCCGACCTGCGCGCGGCGGAATGGCAGCTCGAGGCCGCCGACGCCCGCCTGCGCCAGGCCCACCGGGCGCGCTATCCCCGGTTGAACCTGACAGCCAGCGGAGGCTCCGCCTCGCCGGACCTGGGCCACCTGCTCGATTCCGATTTCAAGGTCTGGAGCCTGGCCACCGGGGTGCTGGCCCCCCTCTTCCAGGGCGGGCGGCTCGCCGCCGGCGAAGACCTGGCCTTCGCCCGTGCCCGGGAAGCCGCCGAGGCCTTCGCCCAGGCCCTGCTGCGAGCCTTCGCCGAAGTGGAAACGTTGCTCGCCGCCGAGCCGCGACTCCGGGCCGAGGAGTCCCAGGCCGAAGTGATCCTGCGCCAGGCCCAGGCCGACGCACGGCTGGCCGAGCGGCGCTACCGGGAAGGCCTGACCGCCCTCCCCGATCTGCTGGACGCACGGCAGCAGGTCTTCACGGCTCGCAGCCGGTGGATCGGCGCTCGACAGGCCCGACTGACCCACCGCATCGACTTGCATCTCGCTCTCGGTGGGGGATTCCTCCGTCCCGCCACCGACGACCCCACAGAGGTTTCCAGCCGATGA
- a CDS encoding efflux RND transporter periplasmic adaptor subunit — MTDQPSAATGRGPLAPRVVLPLLILLLAVAATAAMILLRKPVTRKAPRPLAPLVRVQVVRPAPATMVVRTEGTVEPRTESTLVAEVGGRLIFVAPELAAGSFFVKDAVLARIDPADYVGALAQAEAAVSQAEVRLAREEADARLALEEWEAGEGGPAPPLVSHELQLREARAALAAAEAVRDQARRNLERTTLRAPFDGRVRAQLVDRGQYLPPGTPLARIYATDWVEIPLPLGEDEAGFVDLPLAPRPGRSPRPEVRITSRFGGQRHVWRGRIVRIDGAVDPRTRMIRAIARVEDPYGRNSGAQRPPLTPGSFVEAEIVGKRLPRLMAIPREALREGDVVLVVDDEQRLHRRPVDIYRLDGETAWIVGGLEDGERVCLTPLSRVVDGMRVRPFPQEPSDEAITP; from the coding sequence ATGACCGACCAACCTTCAGCCGCCACCGGAAGAGGCCCGCTGGCGCCACGTGTCGTGCTGCCGTTGTTGATCCTGCTGCTGGCCGTCGCGGCCACCGCGGCGATGATCCTGTTGCGCAAGCCGGTCACCCGGAAGGCGCCCCGCCCGCTGGCTCCGCTGGTGCGGGTGCAGGTCGTCCGGCCGGCGCCGGCCACCATGGTGGTACGCACCGAGGGCACGGTGGAGCCACGCACGGAAAGCACCCTGGTTGCCGAAGTGGGCGGACGGCTGATCTTCGTCGCCCCGGAGCTGGCGGCAGGCAGCTTCTTCGTCAAGGACGCGGTGCTGGCCCGCATCGATCCTGCGGACTACGTCGGCGCCCTGGCCCAGGCCGAGGCGGCGGTCAGCCAGGCCGAGGTGCGGCTGGCCCGGGAAGAGGCCGACGCCCGGTTGGCGTTGGAGGAGTGGGAAGCCGGCGAGGGCGGGCCGGCGCCGCCCCTGGTCAGCCACGAACTCCAACTCCGTGAGGCCCGGGCGGCGCTGGCCGCGGCCGAGGCGGTCCGCGACCAGGCTCGCCGTAACCTGGAGCGCACCACGCTCCGCGCGCCCTTCGACGGCCGGGTGCGGGCCCAACTGGTGGACCGGGGCCAGTACCTGCCTCCCGGCACGCCCCTGGCCCGAATCTACGCCACCGACTGGGTGGAGATTCCGCTGCCCCTGGGCGAGGACGAGGCGGGTTTCGTCGACCTGCCCCTGGCGCCGCGACCGGGCCGCTCCCCGCGGCCCGAGGTACGCATCACCTCCCGCTTCGGCGGCCAGCGCCACGTGTGGCGAGGGCGGATCGTGCGCATCGACGGCGCGGTGGATCCCCGCACACGGATGATTCGCGCCATCGCCCGGGTCGAGGACCCCTATGGCCGGAACAGCGGCGCCCAGCGGCCGCCGTTGACGCCGGGCTCTTTCGTGGAAGCCGAGATCGTCGGCAAGCGCCTGCCGCGGCTGATGGCCATACCCCGCGAGGCCCTGCGGGAAGGCGACGTGGTACTGGTCGTGGACGACGAGCAGCGCCTGCATCGACGACCGGTGGACATTTATCGCCTCGATGGCGAGACGGCCTGGATCGTCGGCGGCCTCGAGGACGGCGAGCGCG